In one Nicotiana sylvestris chromosome 8, ASM39365v2, whole genome shotgun sequence genomic region, the following are encoded:
- the LOC138876222 gene encoding uncharacterized protein, whose protein sequence is MAFRIGKDGALRYQSRLCVPNVAGLREKIMNEIHQSRYSIHPGSTKMYHDVKEQYWWDNMKKSIAEFVAQCPNCQQVKIDGQAERTIQTLEDMLRACVLDFKGNWDDHLPLIEFAYNNSYHSSIKMAPYEALYGRRCRSPVGWFEVGETELYGPDLIHQAIEKVKVIQERLRTAQSRQKSYSDVRRRDLEFEVGDWVFLRISPMKGIMRFGKKGKLSPRYIGPKCIGDPSRVVPIKDVQVTEDLSYEEVPVAILDRQVRKLRTKDVASVKVLWRNKNMEEMTWEAEEEMKSKYPYLLEKDAKFHFNDDCMSAFEKLKLKLTTTSIITSPNWSLSFDLMCDASDVVVGVALGQRFNKAFHPIYYASSNSDDVSDDGRGGESAQAGLARSKKKIIWEDRFLSWRAFSDFRMWWMERSFNHERKYLLKDLDKYNPAVQEQFTKIKGWMLFTKKLVDVKEHLFREFYATQRIFSKGQRTPRAKEYLVKLAMKEEARVWLVEILSPGPTPSWIATRTLVNLNNCMHAATSKLSEIHSTVIGKPSTPAPLDSSEIDKKLRKVLDNQKVIVDILVQHGAVIEQLTKQVRKMRKSQASKKSVYKL, encoded by the exons atggcttttaggatcggaaaagatggggcactgagataccagagccgattgtgtgtgcctaatgtggcagggttgcgagagaagattatgaatgagattcatcaatcccgatattccatccatcccggctcgacaaagatgtatcatgatgtcaaggagcaatattggtgggataatatgaagaagtctattgcagaatttgtagcccagtgtcccaattgtcaacaagtaaagat tgatggacaggctgaacgtaccattcagacactggaagatatgctacgagcatgtgttctagattttaaggggaattgggatgatcatcttccactcatagaattcgcctataacaatagctaccattccagtattaaaatggccccatatgaggcactatacgggaggagatgtagatcaccagttggatggttcgaagtcggtgaaacagaattatatgggccagatttgattcaccaagctattgagaaggtgaaagtgatacaggagcgattgaggacggcacaaagcaggcaaaaatcttattctgatgtccgacgtcgtgatctagagtttgaggttggtgattgggttttcctgaggatctcaccaatgaagggtattatgcgttttgggaagaaaggtaagctgagtccaaggtatatcgggcc aaaatgtattggagacccttctcgagtcgtccctatcaaagatgtacaagttacagaggacctatcatatgaagaagtgccagtggcgatattagatcggcaagtccgcaagctgagaacaaaagatgtagcttccgtcaaagtattgtggaggaacaaaaatatggaagaaatgacatgggaagcagaagaggagatgaagtctaaatacccttac CTCCTTGAGAAGGATGCTAAGTTTCATTTCAATGATGATTGTATGAGTGCTTTTGAGAAATTGAAGCTCAAGTTGACAACTACTTCTATCATTACCTCCCCAAATTGGAGTTTGTCGTTCGatctcatgtgtgatgcgagtgatGTAGTAGTTGGTGTTGCTTTGGGGCAACGTTTCAACAAAGCTTTTCATCCCAtatactatgcta GTTCTAATTCTGATGATGTCTCGGATGATGGGAGAGGGGGAGAAAGTGCACAAGCGGGCTTggcaagatcaaagaagaagatTATCTGGGAAGATAGATTTTTGAGTTGGCGAGCATTTTCTGATTTTCGAATGTGGTGGATGGAGAGGTCCTTCAATCATGAGCGGAAGTACCTCCTCAAAGATCTTGACAAATACAACCCCGCAGTTCAAGAGCAGTTTACCAAAATAAAGGGGTGGATGTTGTTTACTAAGAAACTGGTGGATGTAAAGGAGCATCTTTTCCGGGAATTCTATGCCACACAACGCATATTCTCAAAGGGACAAAGAACACCAAG AGCTAAAGAGTATTTAGTGAAGTTGGCTATGAAAGAAGAGGCTAGGGTGTGGCTTGTAGAGATTCTATCACCGGGACCTACTCCTTCTTGGATTGCTACCAGG ACACTAGTGAATCTCAACAACTGTATGCATGCAGCTACTTCAAAGCTGTCTGAGATACACAGTACAGTTATAGGGAAGCCATCTACACCGGCACCCCTAGATTCATCTGAGATAGATAAGAAGCTTAGAAAAGTCTTGGACAACCAGAAGGTCATCGTGGACATATTGGTACAACACGGTGCTGTGATTGAGCAGTTGACCAAGCAAGTGAGGAAAATGAGGAAGTCCCAAGCCAGTAAGAAGTCAGTTTATAAGCTTTGA